A window of Misgurnus anguillicaudatus chromosome 3, ASM2758022v2, whole genome shotgun sequence genomic DNA:
CGGTGGTTGTGAGCATGAATGTAACAACACTAGAGGAAGTTACCACTGCTGGTGTCGTCATGGTTACAGACTCTCGGGTCACCACGCCTGTGTGGGTAAGTCTTTCCGAACCGTATGAGACTTCTCTAGCTGAACTAGCATGCTAACATTAGAAACTATCTGGACTTGACCGCAGCAGCAGTATGGCTAGAGGGGATAAAGCTACAGCCTGAATCCTGTGAagtgttgggtttagggtaaggtttgggggtaggattagcaTGAAAACAGCGCTCATTCGGCGAGATTTGGCCAAAGCTGTAACCTAGCCACAACTAACAGCATGTGAATGTGTTGTCATACTGCAGATACAGTGGCAGCTGATTGGCTGACAGACACTTTACATTAAAAGACTGCAGAGAAACACATGCAGTGAGAAATCTGATGGATTGACATCTGCTCATCTCTGCTCATGTTGTCTTAATGGTGTCAGAAGagcacttaaaggggacagagaatgaaaacccatttttaccttgtctttgttgaataatggtagtctacccacattcacaaacatacaaaaagtgctaaacatctcagtctcatagaaattcctcttttagaaatgtcagccagaaaacagcccaatctgaaaaactgatgcttatgacatcacaggcatctaactgcccctccactttaaaatatttGGCTACAtcttttgagtggcagcaaagtcagccaatcagtaattgcaagttaagccagtagggggagccaaataggtgcaaaaccacttgtttaaaatcccacACCCTATTATAGctttctgagagaggtttttaggaagcttctaaggcattacagacccaaacaaaaatgtatttgtctacatgtcacatcacagaacaaggataaatactccgttcaatcattctatgtcacctttaactcTGTTTATAAACTTTATTACTGCTGTTGATGTGATTCTTGAGCAGAACTTTACAAGGAATTAACATTTACAGATGTTGTTACATTACATTCATCATAACACAATGTTGACCTCAGTCTGGTGTAAaggtttaaaggtgccaaagaattcAATGTTGAACTAATCTGTTAAATTCTTCTATGATATCTAGAAGGTATTTCTGGATATAaatgatccagagtcagtttttcatgtccatttacaacattaggatttgtctttagaatgaaatggtctattattatcttatttcaagggtcatgaataataatgttgagctctgctctgattggctgtttctccttcagtagctctgtgtgtgtgtaaacagatcttatgtttgagtctgtatcagattttgagtaataatcaattgttttaagattgttaatggacgtttctgagtgctaagttttttttcagtatggacctgcaaaacgtaactatAACCTCAAAAGTAGAATTTCAacctaaacgttagcatatagcattaactagcatatagtgctTACTCatcagtcacaactttgttttatcattgtaacaacattgtaattaatttaatgttggagGTGTATctggactgtaacgtcacagttggtgttatgttgtgattggtctgttttccagcagtcggTCTTCTGCAttcacaaggtttacataagaaggaggaaacattCATGTTtaggctcatgatatgtcattaacATGTACAGATCTCTATGcctacataaatacagttttacattctatggcacctttaataactTTATATACAGCATTACTGCAGTGACTGTCATTCACACAATCAATAACAATATAAGCACTGTCAGATTAAACACAGTGttcatgtctctctctctctctctttctctctctctctctctctctgtgtgtgttgtgtggaTGTAGATGAGTGTGTGGAAACACCTGAAGTTTGTGGAACGGCTCGCTGTGAGAATCTCTTAGGAAGTCATGAGTGTTTATGTGAGGAGGGATTCGTCTATGACAATCTGACCAAGAGCTGTACAGGTGACATCACAGCAAACAATAACTACATCTCTGTATTTAAACTGATCTCAGAACAGAGCTTATAACCATTATCTGTATCTCTGGTGTCAGTACAGTCATGAGTTGACATGTTTCTGTGTTGGTGGTTATTCTGAGCTGTTTACATGCTTCTGGAAAGATTTCTCTCAGTCAGAAAGGGAAAAAGTATGTAGGTTACATAACAGCTGTAGTGTGCGCTTCATTCAGTTTCAGTTCAGCTACACTTTCATTCCTGAATACATGAATACACATGAAACTTTACTGAAGGATGTTTAATCTCTTTTTTAATCTGAGATGAGATATAATGATAATGAGTGAGTGTGGAAATCAGCAGCTGTTAAACAGATCTCAGATCAGATTGAGACACACTTTATTTCCCTGTAAATATAGAGATGACTGAGTTTGTTTTTAGTCTGTTATAGTTAATTAGAAGACTAAGCGGCagagattatcttaaaccaggactaggtcttagtctaattatgaaatataactagttttaacaaacatgccttactaaaaacattacttgtgtgaatTTTGAGTCAAATCAAAGGGTGCACTTACACTTATTTgagtctaggactagtttaatccctgtctgggaaaaggTCTGAGCACCTCTCTTGTGTGATGTTGTGTAGATGTAGATGAGTGTGAGTCTGGTGTGTGTCAGGAGGATTGTGTGAACACGCCTGGAAGTTTCCGTTGTTACTGTGATGGGCGACAGGGCAAGAGACTGACTCAGGATCAGAGGAACTGTGAGGTAAAACTCTCCATTACAACCACACGACTCCTCCACATACTATATCTTTATATAACATAAAGAAATTCATTTAACCTTTATAATGTACAACAGCTTGTTTTTATGAGCTCTGAGAATCTGATTGGATGAGATTGATTTCTGATCGACAGCATGAGTCTGAATGATttgacacaaaataaataaagagttCACAACAGTGTTTGGATTGATTGTGTTCTCTGAAGCGTCTTTATGTTTCTGTATAGTTTAGTGGTAGAGGATTGCGTTAACAGTGCCAAAGGTCGTGGGTTTGAACCCAGTGAACACACGTACTAAAAACATGTTTGCTtgtaatgcatgcactgtatgtcactttagataaaagcgtcGGCCAAAGTCATCAATGTATGTTAAAGTTATAAAGtgatgtgtttgtttttctgttaaTCTTTGTAATGTTGAAGGTTATTGAGACTCGTCTTCCAGCGAGTATGAAGAGAAACTCTCGCTCGCTGTATCTGGGCCGGATGTTCAGCGGGATTCCTGTGGTCAGACTTCGTTTTCGTCGACGGGTTCAGACCGGGTGAGCAGAAACTACACAACTGTACGCTCGTTGACTTGTTttttgtgatgtgtttgtgatgGTGTGTTTGtgatgatgtgtttgtgtgcttcCTGTAGATTCACAGCTGAGTTTGATCTCAGGACTTTTGATTCAGAAGGTGTGATCTTCTTCGCTGGTGGTCATCTCAACAGCTCCTGGATTGTTCTGTTGATTCATCATGGAAAACTGGAGCTGCAGTTAAAGTACGGATCTGTCGGTCGAATGACCAGCAGCGGACCGCCGGTCAATGACGGACAGTGGCATAAGGTCAGAGGTCAACACCGATAGATTCAAATCATTTATCATTAAACCTTTTGTAGTCACGTCATGTTGTCAACTATTTTTTTCTTGCAATTATTTCCCTGCAtacttattttatatttgtgtttctaaatgataattattttttgtttgtttgattttctgtttgttggTGACAGAGTGCACTGacattgatttgtttttatttgatagTTATTTATACATTATCATATTatagatttattattatttatacaaTTCTGATCAATTCATGTACAGTATACATATTTATAAAGTAtatcatatttttaaaatatataaattggcACACAAAATTTGTCTTTTAGTAATTAGTACCATGTTTCCGGTCATCattgaataagaaactgaatGTTGACATCTCATCCCAGATCTCAGTAGAGGAGCAGGGGCGGAGTCTCGTCATTAAGATTGACAGGGAGGCGGTGATGAAGATCGCAGTCAATGGAGATCTGTTCACACAGAATAAAGGCATGCATGAGCTCAACCTGACAGTGGGCGGAGTTCCTTTTAAAGAGGAGGGGCTTGTTAGCAAGGTGAGTGATGATCTGCTAGAAACGTCTGTCCTGCATGAACATCTGCTGCTGTTGAACAGTTGATGAACACGTCAATCACATCCTGTAGGAATATCCACGGGATCTTAATTAATCATCTGATCATGTTCAGTGGGATTAATGACACTTtatttaacccttgtgcattgttccaATTTAATACCCAAAaatggccactaaattaaatggctgtaaaaatgtatcagataaatattttttaacttttttgcatACATCTGTTGATCAACCCCAgtactaccaaatgtttacaaaaatgtcatgatttaaactcttatattgCAAAGTTaataagtgatgtcactgatttgagggaaaaaacacacaaaatgactgattttcaatattaaaagtGATTGttggatggattttttttctgggttttgggcatgccaaagattagtaaagACATTGGCTTTCATGcgtttttagtttttgtgcagcatcagaatttctttttctccctcatttatggtttgtggccatttttgccccattgacttccattataaccacattttttaaattgtttacatgcccaagactgaaaaaggtaaaacaaaatccagtttacaatcactttttatattgaaaattagtccttttgtgtgtaattttttttactaaattagTCACACCACTtataaaatcatggaatttaggtagttttgatcagtactgaggttgattaacagctttatgcaaaaacatttggagaaaaaaagtttaatttagtggctaaatttcaaagcattttattaaaatgtgtgTCAATATAATATcggtcaccaaaaatcattccatttggtgaaacacagaaaaagttgtggccaaattaagacaaccCCCTGCCCCCCAAAAAATAGCCCCATCGacacaagtgtgtgtgtgtgtgtttagtttgTGTTCAGCTTCTGTGCTTCATATGGCAATGATGAATCTCTGGTTGTGTGACAGAAATACAGTGATTGGTGATGTTAGGTCATGTGATTTGAGCTTTGAGTGATTTGAGTTaatctgtctgtgtttgtgtgcaggTGAATCCTCGGTTAGATGCGTGTATGAAGGACTGGCGCTGGTTAACAGGTGAAGACACGTCCATTCAGGAGACCATCCGAAACAATGAACGCATGCAGTGTTACGCTATAGAAGATCACAGCACCTTCTACACCGGACACGGTTTTGCCTTCTTCAATCACAGCCAcggtgagagagagacagagatatagatagagagagagagagagagagagagagagatatagatagagagagagagagagagagacataacATGCTGCATAAAGAATCTGATgactttaaatgttaatttcaacatgataataaaatgtgactttaAGCAAAAATCAAATCATTCTGAATCTCTACGGTATGAATTATTAATTATATGattattttgcattatttttaaaagaaaagttttaTTTCAGGTAAACTATGAGCtgaatgtgtgttttattttgttaaagtGAAGTTTTGTGTATTGATATAGGAGACAATCAGACCCTCAGGATTCATCTGAACGTGCGTCCTGTATCCAGTATGGGTGTTTTATTGGCTCTGATTCATCACGACAGAGTCCCGTTCTCCGTCTCGATCTCAGATCATCATCCTAAAACCTTCGAGTGGACACCGgtcagtgtgtttgtgtacatCATGTTAAACGCATGTTGTGTAGTTGATATTCTGAATGCTGAATGATTTTGATGTTGCAGCACGTGTTGGTGTCATTCGGTGATGTGGTGGTGGCCAGCGCTTCAGTCTCTTTCAGTGATTCAGAGACACATACGGTCAACGTCAGCGTATCAGGAAACAGCACAATACTGGAGGTGGACGGACAGCCGGGTCGAACCGAGTCTGTGGAGAATCTGGAAGCTCTTGATCTCTCGTCATACAGCACATTTATTGGGGGACTACCAGGTACAATTTCAATTTCTGACCTTTACTGTGGTAAATCAAATATCTGTTCAATTGTTATCTTTGTAATGTTTTATCTAGTTGAATTCAGGCCAGTCAAGTATTAAGTACAGTCAGGGTCAGTGAAGACTTGTTTCTCTTCTGCAGATGTTTCTCTGGTGTCCACGCCCGTCTCTGCGTTCTTCAGCGGCTGTATGGACGTGAGGGTTAACGGTCGTCTGCTGGACGTGGATGAAGCTCAACACAAGCACAATGACATTCGATCTCACTCCTGTCCTCTAGTGAGCGCTCAACAATAAGAGTTCAAACACACTGCCGCCCATCTCTAACATTTACTCCAATAATTAAGAGATGTTTCATTCAGGTCCAGTAAACGCACCATAAACCCAGATCCTGTATGAAgttcagcacacacacacacactgtagatgtctttattatttacatgcttACATTAGACACAACACAAGCTACTGAGATTAAGAGCGCTGtaatatataaatactgtatgtgtaaatATGTGACTGTAAAACATTCAACCACCTTCATATCTCTAAAGACCTTCAGACAGCTAAAGGTCTCAATGTAGGTGCTCAACATCATATCAATATCATCGTCTTCACTAGTTGACTTTATTTTAGTCTCTTCTTGTTTGAttttagtttgtgtttttaatcattgtacACTGAATGGTTTTGTATTTGGTTCATGTTTGTTCTGAGTTCACGAAAGAGAAATAAATCCTGACCTTATCAAACGTCCGTCTACACGTTAATATATTTAACACGAATCACTTGAATATCATCTAAATCCTGACACAGCAGACGTTCATGTGCAGATTTAATGTTCTGGGTTTAATGCAACGAAATCTCTTTTCAGGGATGCAAATGTTTAACCTTTTGTAGAGGACGACTAGTTACGTGACCCGTCTCTCTCTGTCATTGTGTTAATGGAGCTGATGGCAGATTGTTTCATAATCTTTACACAGCCGATCTCGATTCACAACAGCAGCACTACAGTATATACAGCACTATGTTCATAGATGACAAATTTAGTACACTAGTTTTTAGTGCATTAATGCAcatgtatgaaaataaaaagtgTCTATGCCGTTATTGATTTGTGACTCTTTAGGATGGATGAAGTTTGGGTGTTTATGGATTATTACAGCACATCTATCTGTTGTTCTCTTCTTTTTGTTAGCTATTGTCAAAAATGTTCATGTTTGTCTGCTTCACATCCTCAACAGGATTAAATGATTGTATCGAACACCACAGAGAAGATCAGACATCTAtcatctttatatcatttatacAGCGCATAATTATTGCTGTTCATTTAACAAACAACAGAGTCACAAAGCTAAACGTGGATTAAACTCAGAACATCTGAAGCTCCAGCTGGGACAGAAACACTCAACAATAATCCAGAAATAATAACTGAGATCATATCACACAGACACAAATCAACTCAGATCATCTTCATGTGGAGGTGTGATTGGTTGTGGATGTTAACAGGCGTACGGTGGAGGTTTCTCAAAGGCTCCTAAAGAGTTTGGATAAAGTGAAGGTGCGTTTGGAGTCAACATGTATCCACCGGGGTCCTGAGATGTGGATTGGTTCGGTACTGATGGGTTTCCGCTCTGGACTGAAGGTTGAGGTTCATCTGATGATGAAGCAGAAGTCTCAGGGTTTGGCTGACCTGAGGTCAGTGCTGGGTAATTATTCATATgctgagaaaaaaaatcacagttaACAGAAGAAACTTAAGTTTGATCTTCAGAAAGAAATGTGTTACACACTTTTATAAGTGACACACGGTGCAAAATATCATCCAACTATCTCTGGAGAACTTCACACGcgtttgtgttgtttatttgttatgTTGGCCATCGACGCGTAAGTGCATATACAGACATTTGATGTAGTTTTGCTTACCGCCTgtgactcatgacccggttgggacaaACATAAagaaactatatccattgttttcataaagcTGACTTACTTAGAAACCTGAACAAGggtttcttctccttacatccaaaaacacacttctttttgTGCTATTGTTAAGTCTTGATATAGAACAAAGCTGTCACGTGCAcggcaaaaaaaatctttggccaaaaatatgtttgaaataaatgctaaatacattttgtagatgTACTTGTAAGTTTTGAtcatcactctgaatctgatctctaagtcatttacaaaaatctgattttgagcaaaaagctgaaataattgcagaggtgataaaaaagagaacaaataaagatgattttattttacgaaaccctgctatgcatatgaagtaacagttttataaaagcaataagccccgtgAAGCAATgatgttacagtgcattttataacagctaactCTGCTTCACGTCGTTCCTAATAACGCCCCTTATCTGTTagaaaatgcactgtaacccacCGCCTCTTCGGGTTTATTACTTCATTCAACTACAAAAACATACTTATAATTTGATATCTTTTCAAAccttatgtttacaggtttgtaacatacaaagtttttctttttttaaatgcatcttGAATATAAttgctttaaaatatttatttttaaatatatttcaaaatatacaaaaaatagccaaaaaatgtattggtgaaaaatgacatttttgtaactatatttcaaaatatatttcagcacatacattttttggccattttttgtatattttaaaatacattttaacttATATTTGAAAAGATATATTTTGCCATATGGGGTTACTTTTACTGGAAGGATCAATGCTAATGAGCGTCCTTGTGGGAGTGCTTTTCTGGGGGAAGTGCCTATAAAAGGAATATGGAGTCACTGGTATGTAACGAATAAccaaactttccgaaactttcTAGTTTGAACCAGAAATacgctcaactgcttttttgacactttgcatttgtttgaCATGAGGATTACAaatctataactgtgttaataagtcagaatgcatgaaatcgCATTAAACCAATCCTTTAATAAATGATTGATGAGATCTGACCTGCATGGGTAAACCATAAGCAGGGAATCCTGGTAGTGTTTGTCCAGATGGACAGAATCCACCATATGTGAGGAGATGTTGAGTGGGATTATAAAGAATATGAGGAGGTGCAGCTGGACTCTGAGACATCTGACGCTGATCCACAGGAGCCTGAAgaccacaacacacacacacacacaacacacaacacacacacacacacacacagataagaCTCAACACAGAAGAGCTCTATTAATTAATAACATCATTTGCATGACAACATCTTGACTTATATAAGGCAAATTATGTaggatttcataaaaatgtcaaaagataCACTAATGTGTTGACAGTAATGATATTGTGTAATCAAGATCAAGAAGTTATTATTAAATACCGACACACACTCAGCTCATAACAAAGTGAATCATTAAGTGAAGAATCACTTTACTGAATCTGAATCTTTATCTGTTCATTGTTAGACTCTCACCAAATCTTTAAAGGCTCCCAGAACTGCGGCAGTGATGATTCCCAAAAACACACCCAGAACATTGAGCGTCACACACGCCCACATCAACCGGTAGAGATACACAACATCCCAACAGCTCCTTACACCCGTAAACTCATAATACTGTGTGTGATAATCTgaactgaacacacacacagagagagagagaatgagtgaTCATCATGTAAAGCTGTAAATCTTCAGACATTATTTTTCTATCTGATCCTTCACCTCTCACAGCTGTATAAGTCACAACAATAACAGGTGTTACTCTTCACTTTCAGTGTACACTGTTTACCGTATGACTGACACTGGACctgtacacatacacacagagaaACAGACATATACACAACAGATATACACAACTCATATATTAGCTGTTAggtacaaatgtatattttcagtGCCAATAAACATCTTCAGAAAACACAAAGagactttgatttattgatttaAGTTTATAAATGAATTGAATAAAGTGAGTGTTCATGATTCTAACTGACCAACAGATGGAGCTGTAAACCTGTAAGGACTGTAATGATGCTTTTATTCACATCTCTATAAAACTCCTCTGACTTAAACTCACAGATGAAGCTTTAGTAGTAAAATGATTCAGTTTAATGAAACCAAAATCAATATAAAGAATAAAATCATGACAGATTATTACAAAGACAAAGACACAACTGTGATGAAAGAACATCTTTATTGTGTTATAGTGTAAGAAACAGACTCACCTCTGTGTAATAACTCTCATAACCATAACCTGAACTACTGGAGAAAAACTCACAACGACCTTCCATCAGCGGTCTCCTgtcctgaacacacacacacacacacaaagagttAATGTTGACAGTAATTGAGATCAGTAAGAGTTGAGTGATTTATTTCTGACGTGTTTGCGCTATAAAACCTTCATCAGAGACACTTTAGATTGAGGTTTTTAATTCTTATGATGACATGAATGAACGAATGAACGGACATAATGACTCATTCTGACGATTCTGATCATAAACCAAACCCTTAAAATCGCTCAAGTGTGTTTAAAGATCTCAATAATTTTCTTCATTCAGAACtcaaaataacaacacaaaatatttactGCTATGATTCATTTCTCATCTTATGagtttaacatttacaagatCTGACAAAAAACTCAGAATATCAAACATCACAGAGAAACTCACTGCGAAGAAGATGAagaagaaaatatcaaaacatatTCAAGAGAAAACATTATAacatgactgtgtgtgtgtgtgtgtgtgtgtgtgtgtgtgtgtgtgtgtgtgtgtgtgtgtgtgtgtgtgtgtgttactcACAATAAACTCAGCAGCAATGACACCGTCAATGACAGCACAGAGAAAACACGACACAACACCCAGACTGATGAAAATAATCGACGCTATCAACTAGAAGAGAAAACATTCAAtcatttatttagtttaaatctGTTTTACTGCAGagctaaaaatataaaacacttTAATGTACAGCAGCAGATATATATGAAGAACaaacacaatctctctctctctctctctgtgtgtgtgtgtgtgattgcagtaataaagtaaatgtaaagctTTGTTTCACTGGAGTCTGCTGGCACAATGCTTTATGGGTAATTTACTGTCTGTGGAGGAAAGGAAAGTTAAAGAACAATCACACAAATAATCAGAATAATGATCACAATCATAATGAATCATTAATAATGTCATTCTCTCAATCACATCTTTTATGAGTTTATAttgcaccgcttctgtttaatttgtatatgctcccacttggtcaaataatgaaaaagaaccaaattgcttaccacagctatgcagatgacacccagatatacttagccctgtcacctaatgactacagccccattgactctctatgtaaatgcattgatgaaattaactgttggatgcgtcaaaacttcctccagttaaacaaagacaaaactgaagtcattgtatctggaaataaagatgaaactctcaaagttaacacataccttgactctaggggtctaaagacacaaaataaagtcagaaatcttggtgtaattttagagtctgaccttaatttcagtagtcatgtgaaagcaataagcaaatcagcttactaccatctcagaaatattgccagaattagctgttttgtctcaagacaggacttagagaaacttgttcatgctttcatcaccagcagggtggattactgcaatggacttcttactgggatccccaaaaagaccattagacagctgcagctcatacaaaactctgctgccagaattcggaccagaac
This region includes:
- the gas6 gene encoding growth arrest-specific protein 6, with product MRELVRNCCWILLLVCGSSQLSLSPEKANEFLRRHRRANHMFEETKKGHLERECVEERCSKEEAREVFENDPETEFFFPKYQDCLEKFGDSEKKKQDLITCVHNIPDQCSSSPCNPQGSFRCEDGKGDFQCHCFTGWAGVRCDEDVNECSRSNGGCEHECNNTRGSYHCWCRHGYRLSGHHACVDVDECVETPEVCGTARCENLLGSHECLCEEGFVYDNLTKSCTDVDECESGVCQEDCVNTPGSFRCYCDGRQGKRLTQDQRNCEVIETRLPASMKRNSRSLYLGRMFSGIPVVRLRFRRRVQTGFTAEFDLRTFDSEGVIFFAGGHLNSSWIVLLIHHGKLELQLKYGSVGRMTSSGPPVNDGQWHKISVEEQGRSLVIKIDREAVMKIAVNGDLFTQNKGMHELNLTVGGVPFKEEGLVSKVNPRLDACMKDWRWLTGEDTSIQETIRNNERMQCYAIEDHSTFYTGHGFAFFNHSHGDNQTLRIHLNVRPVSSMGVLLALIHHDRVPFSVSISDHHPKTFEWTPHVLVSFGDVVVASASVSFSDSETHTVNVSVSGNSTILEVDGQPGRTESVENLEALDLSSYSTFIGGLPDVSLVSTPVSAFFSGCMDVRVNGRLLDVDEAQHKHNDIRSHSCPLVSAQQ
- the LOC129445155 gene encoding transmembrane protein 255B encodes the protein MQQQTPADNARPADEYVKRRRTAVWCSVSLFALSLLILVMGLLSATHTDNVAVSGYYPGIILSFGAFLGVVGLNLFENRRPMLIASIIFISLGVVSCFLCAVIDGVIAAEFIDRRPLMEGRCEFFSSSSGYGYESYYTEVQCQSYGKQCTLKVKSNTCYCCDLYSCESSDYHTQYYEFTGVRSCWDVVYLYRLMWACVTLNVLGVFLGIITAAVLGAFKDLAPVDQRQMSQSPAAPPHILYNPTQHLLTYGGFCPSGQTLPGFPAYGLPMQHMNNYPALTSGQPNPETSASSSDEPQPSVQSGNPSVPNQSTSQDPGGYMLTPNAPSLYPNSLGAFEKPPPYAC